The stretch of DNA GGGGTGCGTCGGGGCTGAGGGTTACCCCTAGTGGGGTTAACTGGACGCTCGCGCggcatgggccttaatgggccgttcgttctttttctttttcttttttgatttaacttcaaattTCCGCAAATTATactgaatgaatgaatttttgagaaaatttgacaccattagattcgtcgcaccttgaagtatttttaggaatttttcattttttgaattcaaatttgaattttgaatttgggccggtttggtaccggcccaaacctgaccggttcccaccggtttggtgaaccctgcgCTCTATCCCTAGCATTACAgttaaattaaattttccttgttGAAAAAAAGATTCAGTTGGCGCGGATGCCCTTTCAAGAAAGGAAGAAATAAACAAGTTACAGGACCACAAAATCGACCCGGCAGCAGTACACGTCCAAGATCGCAATGCAAATCAAGATTGTTTCTGCCATCACATGATCCGAGCACAGGACACGGCGTACATCTATTTCAACGACGCGAGTTGCTGATCGATGCACTTGTGCAGAGTAATAGATTGCAGATTATAAAACCAAAACCAGCACGAGCAAGCTTTCTTTGTACTTATACAGTAAAAAACAAACGGTGACAGTGACACGGATGCGCTATCATTGAGCCAAAAACACCCAACCcaagttttcttcttctttttttacctCCATATACACCTTGTTGTAAGTTTTGGCCGGGCTGGGAGCCACTAGGTAGCGCACGACGCAAGCCGCCATGTGAGCCGACGCAGCCCGGGGCCCCCGGCCAGCAACCGGTCaggacaccaccaccacccctacACCGAGCACGCAAAAGATGTACCACCCACCTACCGAGCAAGCAACCAAGCAAGCAGTGGTTCGGCGCCCACCGCGTGCTACGGCTTGTGCAGCACCctgccggcgacgacggcggcctcGATGACGAGCGAGATCACGTCGATGACCTGGTCGATCATGCACTTGTTGCCCTCGAACGTGGACGCGCCCTCCCGCAGCCTCGCCAGGCAGTCCAGCAGCGCCTCGTTGCACCCCGTGCTCAGGTAGTCCTCTGCATACACACATGCGCGTGTCCTTGAGTTGAGGATATGATCCAGGACTCGGAACGAGCTACCCGATAAATCGATAATTGAGGTGAATTCGATTGCTGGGAAGGTAAGTGTTGCAAGCAGCTAGCTGAACGTACTCCTCGCCTGGACGCAGTTGTCGTGGTGCATGCAGCAGGCGTCGAGCGCGTCGCACGGCGCCTCGCCGGGGCAGCCGCTGTAGAGGATGCCGCAGTACTTGCCGTAGCGCAGGAACGGCGGCGCTGTGTGCAGATCAGGCCGAACGCTCTTAGCTTAATAATAATTGAGTAAGCTGGGTAATTAATACTTAGGAATTGTGGTGGTGGTAGTAGTACGTACTCGTGCAGTGGTCCGACTCGCACGTGCGGCTGCACGCCTGCTGCTTGCTCTGCACGCGCGCGGCGGATCAAATCGATCAAAGAGCACAATCGACGAGAGATAATTATGGTACCGCGTGTACGtaccgcgccgtcgccggcggactggatgccgatgtcgagcgcggcggcgggcggcgcgagggcGGCCGCGCAGACGGCGATGacgacgccggccaccgcgcgccgccaggAGCTGCCGCGCGCCATCCTCTCGCGACCTCTAGAAAAAGGAAATCTCCCGCCGCGCGGCTGCCGGGTCTCgtgacgccgcggccgccgccgtcctcggcgaggcgagcgaggtTTATATTATCTAGGGGGCGGTGAACTGATCCCGACTGCAGTTGCGGCTGGGGCTGGCGCTGATTTAGAGGGGAGAAGACTGGAGATCGGGAAGGGAAGACGGGCAGGAGCGGGGAAGGTGAGCGAAGAAAAGATGGGGTGGGGTGGCGCGCGCGCGCTTGGTTGTATTCGTCCCGTGACCGCCCCGGGCCTTGTTGGCTAGCTCACGGGCGCGCCAGGTGCAGGTTTCATttaccgaccggaccggccaaaccgccggggtccggtaccggtataccggtccggtttggtcagaaaccggtcggtaccgatcgaattcaattcaaaaaactcaattcaaccggttcgtactggtataccggccggtttaaccagtttgaattcaaatccaaatttaaaatcacatgtgtaaccggtttagAACGGTATACTGGCAGATTTAACCGGTTTAccagccggtttgaccggtttaccaagtgggtcttgatgggccgtctcattttttttcttttcttttttggtttaactttaaatgccggaaaagtatgttaaacgtacgaatttttgagaaaatttgacaccattagattcgtcacaccttaaagtattttttgaaattttttaggaatttttc from Panicum virgatum strain AP13 chromosome 9K, P.virgatum_v5, whole genome shotgun sequence encodes:
- the LOC120650043 gene encoding phospholipase A2 homolog 3-like; the encoded protein is MARGSSWRRAVAGVVIAVCAAALAPPAAALDIGIQSAGDGASKQQACSRTCESDHCTTPPFLRYGKYCGILYSGCPGEAPCDALDACCMHHDNCVQARKDYLSTGCNEALLDCLARLREGASTFEGNKCMIDQVIDVISLVIEAAVVAGRVLHKP